Proteins from a single region of Electrophorus electricus isolate fEleEle1 chromosome 5, fEleEle1.pri, whole genome shotgun sequence:
- the si:dkey-37o8.1 gene encoding elongation factor 1-alpha, which translates to MAREKIHINLVIIGHVDSGKSTTTGHLVYKCGGVDPRTLEKYEKAASQMGKSSFKYAWILDKLKAERERGITIDISLLKFNTQKYVITIIDAPGHRDFIKNMITGTSQADAALLVVSAAKGEFEAGISRSGQTREHALLAYTLGVKQLVVCVNKMDLTEPPFSQNRFEEVMKNVTVFIKKIGYDQTSVPFVPVSGWGGENMLAPSQKMSWFKGWKIKRKDGFSSGKTLLEVLDSLYPPVRTANKPLRLPLQDVYKIGGVGTVPVGKIETGILKPGMILTFSPAKLTAEVKSIEMHHQGLQTALPGHNVGFNIKNVAVKNLRRGDVAGNAQQDPPSDVSSFTAQVIILNHPGKIKSGYSPVLDCHTTHVTCRFAELQEKLDRRTGKKLEDLPQYLVSGDAATVKLVPIKPLCVESFFNYPPLGRFSARDLKQTVAVGVIKSVEKVEQTKKTMQKAQVSK; encoded by the exons ATGGCAAGAGAGAAAATTCACATCAACCTCGTCATCATCGGTCATGTGGACAGCGGCAAGTCGACCACCACGGGCCACCTCGTCTATAAGTGTGGTGGAGTTGACCCAAGAACCCTCGAGAAGTACGAGAAGGCTGCGTCGCAG ATGGGCAAGAGTTCCTTCAAGTATGCATGGATTCTTGACAAACTCAAAGCGGAAAGGGAGCGTGGCATAACAATCGACATTTCCTTGCTAAAATTCAACACTCAGAAGTACGTAATAACGATAATCGATGCACCAGGGCACCGTGACTTCATTAAGAACATGATCACGGGAACGTCACAG GCCGATGCTGCTCTCCTGGTTGTATCTGCAGCGAAGGGGGAGTTTGAGGCTGGTATATCTCGCAGTGGGCAGACGAGGGAGCATGCCTTGCTAGCTTACACCCTTGGGGTTAAGCAGCTTGTTGTGTGCGTCAACAAAATGGACCTGACAGAACCACCTTTCAGCCAAAACCGGTTTGAGGAGGTAATGAAGAATGTTACGGTCTTTATCAAGAAGATTGGTTATGACCAAACCTCAGTGCCTTTTGTTCCTGTGTCTGGTTGGGGAGGCGAGAACATGCTTGCACCGTCACAGAAG ATGTCTTGGTTCAAAGGATGGAAAATCAAAAGGAAGGATGGCTTTTCAAGTGGCAAGACACTGTTGGAGGTGCTGGACTCTCTCTACCCTCCAGTGCGCACTGCTAACAAACCCCTTCGTCTACCCCTGCAGGATGTCTACAAAATTGGTG GAGTTGGGACTGTTCCTGTGGGCAAGATAGAAACTGGGATCCTGAAGCCTGGAATGATTCTGACCTTCTCACCAGCAAAGCTGACTGCAGAGGTCAAATCAATTGAGATGCATCACCAGGGGCTTCAGACAGCCCTGCCGGGCCACAATGTAGGCTTCAATATAAAAAATGTGGCTGTGAAGAACCTTAGGCGCGGAGATGTTGCTGGAAATGCCCAACAGGACCCACCATCTGATGTTAGTAGCTTTACTGCTCAG gTAATAATTCTGAATCACCCTGGCAAAATCAAGAGTGGCTACTCGCCTGTGCTGGACTGCCATACCACCCACGTGACATGCCGCTTTGCGGAGCTGCAGGAGAAACTTGACCGTCGTACAGGGAAGAAGCTGGAAGACCTGCCCCAGTATCTGGTGTCAGGAGATGCTGCCACAGTGAAACTCGTCCCCATCAAACccctgtgtgtggagagtttctTCAACTATCCTCCTTTAG GGCGGTTTAGTGCAAGGGACCTGAAGCAGACAGTTGCTGTGGGGGTGATCAAATCGGTGGAAAAGGTGGAGCAGACCAAGAAAACTATGCAGAAAGCTCAAGTATCAAAATGA